One region of Intestinimonas massiliensis (ex Afouda et al. 2020) genomic DNA includes:
- a CDS encoding TetR/AcrR family transcriptional regulator, protein MSKHGLQHRGLIRRSKILRSAVKLFLEKGYASTTTPEIMKATGMSASSFFAAFKDKEALLLTLVGQMFESQFKNAGSLLCADIDPLMLYAVETALQMHITELSEPLRELYVTAYTLTSTAEYIHRNTAKKLPAIFHLYQPNATEKDFYELELASSGVTRSYMAKPCDMYFPMEQKLRRYLGCCFRIYDVPREKYEPVIEAVLRTDLHTEAEKIIAETVAKAEAGFDALLEETQPHHGSL, encoded by the coding sequence ATGTCAAAGCATGGTTTACAGCACAGGGGGCTGATCCGGCGGAGCAAGATCCTCCGCTCAGCCGTGAAGCTGTTTTTGGAGAAGGGCTATGCGTCCACCACAACGCCGGAGATCATGAAGGCCACAGGAATGTCCGCATCTTCTTTTTTTGCCGCATTCAAAGACAAAGAGGCACTTCTGCTGACGCTGGTCGGGCAAATGTTTGAAAGCCAGTTCAAGAATGCCGGAAGCCTGCTGTGCGCCGATATTGACCCGCTTATGCTCTATGCGGTAGAGACGGCGCTGCAAATGCATATTACGGAGTTGTCCGAGCCGCTGCGCGAGTTGTATGTGACCGCCTATACGCTGACCAGCACAGCAGAGTATATCCACCGGAACACGGCAAAGAAGTTGCCCGCGATTTTCCACCTATATCAGCCGAACGCCACCGAAAAGGACTTTTATGAGTTGGAGCTCGCCTCCTCCGGTGTTACCCGGAGCTATATGGCCAAGCCCTGCGACATGTATTTTCCCATGGAGCAGAAGCTGCGGCGTTACTTGGGCTGCTGTTTTCGGATCTATGATGTGCCGCGAGAGAAGTATGAGCCGGTCATCGAAGCTGTCCTGCGGACGGATCTGCACACAGAGGCAGAGAAGATCATTGCGGAGACCGTGGCAAAGGCCGAAGCGGGTTTCGATGCGCTGTTGGAAGAGACGCAACCGCACCATGGATCACTCTGA